The DNA region CTTTTACTTCAGGTTTCGCCTGCTCTCCCCAATGATGGGGTTAGGGCATTTTGCGAACTACCTATAATCAAGTTAATGGAAGATTTAACCCAAAAGCTATTATGGACATTTACCCTTTACAAGTTCGGTTTTTACCCATCAATAAAATTTTTGGATTGTGAATAAGACAGGCTTACCTCTGTTTTAACGGTGAACTATAAATGAATTAACTTTTGAATAAAATTTCATTGCGATTAGCTGCGCCTAGCTGGGGTAAAGAGTTGATGGCTGAGTGGGGAGTAAGGGCAACAGGAACGGTTAGAGGTAATTGTAATTGTTTTACAACACTTTGCAACAACTGGTCTTGTCCAGTCCGCAAACCCCAGACATTTGTCCCCCGGTTGATAATAGCAAACCAAACCAAACCGCGATCGCGTGTAGGCATTACTCCAGCTAAGGCGCTAACATCCCGCAGAGTGCCAGTTTTGATCACAGTAGCAAGGGGAATGTGTCTGGAGTGTACTGTCCCCCGATGATCAAATCCAGACATAGGAAACAAGTCAGCGAGATTCAGTTGATGGGCCGATGCCTCAACTTGAATAGCCATCAGCATGGCACAAACAGCTCTAGGGGAAATGCGATTTTCTGGCCCCAATCCAGAACCATTAATTAACTGAATTTCCACTTGCGGCACTCTCGCAAGGTTAGCAGCAGTTGACTGCACTACAGCCGCTCCTCCCACTGAGTCTGCCAGCATCTCTGCCATATCGTTGTTACTGTAAACATTCATTTCCTTGATTAGTTGCTTCAAAGGCAATGAGCGATGACGTAGTAACAAAATCTGTCGGGGGTTTGGTTGCGCCTCAACTTTCACCGCACCAGCAATGACAACTTGAGGCTTGGGCGTTCCCTTGGGCATGATTGAGTGTGTATAGATAGCGGGGCGGCCCCAAGTCGCACGATTTAGTGTTTGCTTGAGCATCAGACCTGCTAACATCGGCTGACGTTGGAAATTCATGGCAAACCTGCCATTAATAATCAAATTTCCCTTTACCTGCTTGATGCCCATTTTATTGAGAGTATTACCAAGAGCGATCGCTTCTTCCCAAACAAACATCGGATCGCCACCACCAGTAATCACCAAATCGCCTTGTACAACGCCATTTACCACTGGGCCAGTGGCACTGATTAAGGTATCAAATTGGTAGTCTGGCCCCCAGGTTTTCAAAGCAACTAATGAAGTAGCAATTTTAGTTAAAGAGGCAGCTGGCAGAGGTGTTGTACCTTGGTGATTTGCCATCAGCATCGGCCCCGACTGCATCCAAATTCCCTGACTTTCAGCCAGATTTTGCGCTATCAGTTTCGATGTTATTAGCTGTTTCAGATATTCCTGCACCGTAGTAGCCCCAGTTGGATTAGGATCAGGCGCAAGAACCAAGCCAGGGCTACTTTGCCAAGTCAAAGCGTCTAAAGCATCTAGAGGTTTAATTTGTACCCCGGCCATCTCTAGCCAGAGCGATACCAAACCTGAACCCAATAATTCCAGCATATTTTATTCCTCTGTTAAGATGTGACACAGTGTTTACTGTGCTAATATACAAGCTTTTTTGCAAGAATCAGTATTGAGTCATAATAACTGCTGTTTCTCTCATCTGTAAGTAGGGTGAATCATATTGTTTTCGCGGCTCCTTTAACAAAGCCAAAATGCCCATTCCTCATGAAGATAGTCGCAGGGAATAAAAAATCTCTAGCTAAGGCAATGATATGAATTAGTTTAGTTATAAGAAAATTTTATGGATAGGTATGAAGCGATCGCATCTCATAAAAATAATTCGTAATTCGTAATGACGCTTCGCTATCGAATACTTGCTAACGTAATTCGTAATTGGGCATTGCAGATTAAATGTATGAATCTGGCTGTAGAGACTAGCAATTGCTAGTCTCTACAAAAATTTTGAAATCACGCAAAATCATTTTCATACCTGAATTCAGCAACGCCCGTAATTGAATTAGTTAAGGATTCATACCCCGACTAATTATAGACCAGCGATTTTAGAATTTAGTACAGGACTCAAATCCGAAAATTACCTTAGAGTAGCACGTTCGCTCTTAACGTCTCGGAGAGAAGAAGTCCGCAAATATAATTACGAATTACGAATTAGTTAATATTTACTTTCTTTCTGGATGCGCTGCATCCTCTGGTGAAGGAGTACCCATCCGGTTAATTGTGGCAATCATTTGATACAAGCGCCCCAAGTCGCGTTGATTAAAGTACAAAATGAGTCGGGGTAGTTCAACAGTTTCATCTTGTGCTTCTTGAGGTAATGCCTGACTTTTTTCAATCCGTCCTTGAATAATAATGTCGCTGAAATTAGCATTGAGTTGCTCTACCTGAGTGTCTGATATATCTGTCTTCAGACGGATGACTAACTTTCCACCGACATATCGAGAAGAGTGATAAACCTGGTAAAAACGTGTAATAGCGTCGCAAGCCACATCCACGTTATCTGTTAGCGTGTAAAGGCTGGGGTCTTCAGGACTGACAAGACCATTTTGCACTAGTTGCTTATCAACATATTCGCTCCAAGAGCGCCAGTAATCACCACCGGGGCGATCAATTAAAACTAGAGGTACAGGGCCAAATTTACCAGTCTGGCTTAATGTCATGCATTCAAAAGCTTCATCTTGAGTGCCAAAGCCTCCCGGAAACAAGGCTACAGCATCACTTTCTTTTAGGAGAAACAGCTTGCGGGTAAAGAAATATTTGAAGTGAACTAGCTTAGGATCACCTTCTATAAATGGGTTTGCTTCCTGTTCAAAGGGTAACTGAATGTTTAATCCAAAAGAATTTTCTCGACCAGCCCCTTCATGACCCGCCTGCATGATTCCACCGCCACCCCCGGTCATCACCATAAATCCTAATTGAGAAACAGCACGGCCAAACTCAAGGGCCATTTGGTATTCTGGTGTATCCGGCGCTAGACGAGCAGAA from Nostoc commune NIES-4072 includes:
- a CDS encoding D-alanyl-D-alanine carboxypeptidase, with translation MLELLGSGLVSLWLEMAGVQIKPLDALDALTWQSSPGLVLAPDPNPTGATTVQEYLKQLITSKLIAQNLAESQGIWMQSGPMLMANHQGTTPLPAASLTKIATSLVALKTWGPDYQFDTLISATGPVVNGVVQGDLVITGGGDPMFVWEEAIALGNTLNKMGIKQVKGNLIINGRFAMNFQRQPMLAGLMLKQTLNRATWGRPAIYTHSIMPKGTPKPQVVIAGAVKVEAQPNPRQILLLRHRSLPLKQLIKEMNVYSNNDMAEMLADSVGGAAVVQSTAANLARVPQVEIQLINGSGLGPENRISPRAVCAMLMAIQVEASAHQLNLADLFPMSGFDHRGTVHSRHIPLATVIKTGTLRDVSALAGVMPTRDRGLVWFAIINRGTNVWGLRTGQDQLLQSVVKQLQLPLTVPVALTPHSAINSLPQLGAANRNEILFKS
- a CDS encoding LOG family protein, producing MTSSASFDTLESLQADIAELIVRLPTLKNRQFIQQALATIVRLADTEIERLDWKILSAALADMERGFQLFYDYRHVRKVTIFGSARLAPDTPEYQMALEFGRAVSQLGFMVMTGGGGGIMQAGHEGAGRENSFGLNIQLPFEQEANPFIEGDPKLVHFKYFFTRKLFLLKESDAVALFPGGFGTQDEAFECMTLSQTGKFGPVPLVLIDRPGGDYWRSWSEYVDKQLVQNGLVSPEDPSLYTLTDNVDVACDAITRFYQVYHSSRYVGGKLVIRLKTDISDTQVEQLNANFSDIIIQGRIEKSQALPQEAQDETVELPRLILYFNQRDLGRLYQMIATINRMGTPSPEDAAHPERK